The following coding sequences lie in one Cydia strobilella chromosome 20, ilCydStro3.1, whole genome shotgun sequence genomic window:
- the LOC134750504 gene encoding equilibrative nucleoside transporter 1 isoform X1, protein MEMSYQGGAEAESLLRPDQRNAVVMPTGARAGWEAEEKAPFLRNEPVKLTPAWEGSNLPNDTLNLKGIAMDLTPPKDRWHLIYITLLIHGLGTLTAWNMFITAKDYFTTYKLVNSGYDRKYMDYTGLAAQIPNFLFSWFNVFAKMGGNLTTRIVWSLSMEVLIFVFTIVMAMVDSSQWPGIFFWLTLVSIFVLNSCNAIFQNSVYGVAARLPPQYTGAVVLGSNVCGTLVVLVEWASASIGGSKRTAAIYYFIAGMFVLLICFDTYFAMPLNRFYRYHDTLQQRTLRVNPALAATGQEDTKTKIPYKTIFRQSWVQLYNIWLVFFVSLAVFPSVHSDVKASTPGFLGDNFMRLTCFLTFNLTAMIGNITASLFPYPTKRWLSVFTTVRLVFIPFFLLCNYQPKLEEGVTRTLPVLINSDIVYWIGAVLLGWSSGHGSSLGMMYVSGTVAPEHAATAGMLGGATLVTGITSGLLFAFAAPASLVTAALWRAA, encoded by the exons CAGGTTGGGAGGCAGAGGAGAAGGCGCCGTTCCTTCGCAACGAGCCGGTCAAACTCACGCCGGCCTGGGAGGGCTCCAACCTGCCCAATGACACCCTCAACCTCAAAG GTATAGCCATGGACCTAACTCCACCAAAGGACCGATGGCACCTCATCTACATAACCCTCTTGATACACGGGCTCGGCACGCTCACAGCTTGGAATATGTTCATCACAGCCAAG GATTACTTTACCACTTACAAGCTAGTTAATTCGGGATACGACCGCAAGTACATGGACTACACGGGGCTCGCCGCACAGATACCCAACTTCTTGTTCAGCTGGTTCAACGTGTTCGCTAAGATGGG CGGAAACCTGACTACGCGCATCGTGTGGTCACTCAGCATGGAGGTGCTGATTTTCGTGTTCACCATCGTGATGGCCATGGTGGACAGCAGCCAGTGGCCGGGGATTTTCTTCTGGCTGACACTCGTTTCTATCTTCGTGTTGAACA GCTGCAACGCAATCTTCCAAAACTCCGTCTACGGAGTCGCGGCCCGCCTCCCGCCGCAATACACCGGCGCCGTTGTCCTCGGTTCTAACGTCTGTGGCACCTTGGTAGTGCTAGTGGAGTGGGCCTCCGCTAGCATTGGAGGCAGTAAGCGGACGGCGGCTATCTACTATTTCATCGCTGGGATGTTCGTGCTACTAATATGCTTCGATACTTACTTCGCGATGCCTTTAAAC agaTTCTACCGCTACCACGACACACTACAACAGCGCACATTGCGCGTGAATCCGGCGCTGGCCGCCACTGGACAAGAAGACACAAAGACGAAAATACCATACAAAACCATCTTTAGGCAATCCTGGGTCCAACTTTATAATATATGGCTCGTGTTCTTCGTGTCGCTAGCTGTGTTTCCCAGTGTGCATTCAG ATGTGAAAGCCAGCACACCAGGTTTCCTCGGAGACAACTTCATGAGGCTCACCTGCTTTCTGACCTTCAATCTTACTGCCATGATTGGAAACATCACTGCCAGTTTGTTCCcatat CCCACAAAACGTTGGCTGTCCGTCTTCACGACCGTCCGTCTGGTCTTCATACCGTTCTTCCTGCTCTGCAACTACCAACCTAAACTAGAAGAAGGCGTGACGCGGACGCTGCCGGTGCTAATCAACAGTGATATTGTGTACTGGATCGGCGCAGTGCTGTTAGGATGGAGTTCTGGACATGGCAGCTCGTTGGGGATGATGTATGTTAGCGG CACGGTGGCGCCCGAGCACGCGGCGACGGCCGGCATGCTGGGCGGCGCCACGCTCGTGACCGGCATCACGAGCGGGCTGCTGTTCGCCTTCGCCGCGCCCGCGTCGCTCGTCACCGCCGCGCTGTGGCGCGCCGCCTAG
- the LOC134750504 gene encoding equilibrative nucleoside transporter 1 isoform X2, with protein sequence MEMSYQGGAEAESLLRPDQRNAVVMPTGARGWEAEEKAPFLRNEPVKLTPAWEGSNLPNDTLNLKGIAMDLTPPKDRWHLIYITLLIHGLGTLTAWNMFITAKDYFTTYKLVNSGYDRKYMDYTGLAAQIPNFLFSWFNVFAKMGGNLTTRIVWSLSMEVLIFVFTIVMAMVDSSQWPGIFFWLTLVSIFVLNSCNAIFQNSVYGVAARLPPQYTGAVVLGSNVCGTLVVLVEWASASIGGSKRTAAIYYFIAGMFVLLICFDTYFAMPLNRFYRYHDTLQQRTLRVNPALAATGQEDTKTKIPYKTIFRQSWVQLYNIWLVFFVSLAVFPSVHSDVKASTPGFLGDNFMRLTCFLTFNLTAMIGNITASLFPYPTKRWLSVFTTVRLVFIPFFLLCNYQPKLEEGVTRTLPVLINSDIVYWIGAVLLGWSSGHGSSLGMMYVSGTVAPEHAATAGMLGGATLVTGITSGLLFAFAAPASLVTAALWRAA encoded by the exons GTTGGGAGGCAGAGGAGAAGGCGCCGTTCCTTCGCAACGAGCCGGTCAAACTCACGCCGGCCTGGGAGGGCTCCAACCTGCCCAATGACACCCTCAACCTCAAAG GTATAGCCATGGACCTAACTCCACCAAAGGACCGATGGCACCTCATCTACATAACCCTCTTGATACACGGGCTCGGCACGCTCACAGCTTGGAATATGTTCATCACAGCCAAG GATTACTTTACCACTTACAAGCTAGTTAATTCGGGATACGACCGCAAGTACATGGACTACACGGGGCTCGCCGCACAGATACCCAACTTCTTGTTCAGCTGGTTCAACGTGTTCGCTAAGATGGG CGGAAACCTGACTACGCGCATCGTGTGGTCACTCAGCATGGAGGTGCTGATTTTCGTGTTCACCATCGTGATGGCCATGGTGGACAGCAGCCAGTGGCCGGGGATTTTCTTCTGGCTGACACTCGTTTCTATCTTCGTGTTGAACA GCTGCAACGCAATCTTCCAAAACTCCGTCTACGGAGTCGCGGCCCGCCTCCCGCCGCAATACACCGGCGCCGTTGTCCTCGGTTCTAACGTCTGTGGCACCTTGGTAGTGCTAGTGGAGTGGGCCTCCGCTAGCATTGGAGGCAGTAAGCGGACGGCGGCTATCTACTATTTCATCGCTGGGATGTTCGTGCTACTAATATGCTTCGATACTTACTTCGCGATGCCTTTAAAC agaTTCTACCGCTACCACGACACACTACAACAGCGCACATTGCGCGTGAATCCGGCGCTGGCCGCCACTGGACAAGAAGACACAAAGACGAAAATACCATACAAAACCATCTTTAGGCAATCCTGGGTCCAACTTTATAATATATGGCTCGTGTTCTTCGTGTCGCTAGCTGTGTTTCCCAGTGTGCATTCAG ATGTGAAAGCCAGCACACCAGGTTTCCTCGGAGACAACTTCATGAGGCTCACCTGCTTTCTGACCTTCAATCTTACTGCCATGATTGGAAACATCACTGCCAGTTTGTTCCcatat CCCACAAAACGTTGGCTGTCCGTCTTCACGACCGTCCGTCTGGTCTTCATACCGTTCTTCCTGCTCTGCAACTACCAACCTAAACTAGAAGAAGGCGTGACGCGGACGCTGCCGGTGCTAATCAACAGTGATATTGTGTACTGGATCGGCGCAGTGCTGTTAGGATGGAGTTCTGGACATGGCAGCTCGTTGGGGATGATGTATGTTAGCGG CACGGTGGCGCCCGAGCACGCGGCGACGGCCGGCATGCTGGGCGGCGCCACGCTCGTGACCGGCATCACGAGCGGGCTGCTGTTCGCCTTCGCCGCGCCCGCGTCGCTCGTCACCGCCGCGCTGTGGCGCGCCGCCTAG